One Pseudochaenichthys georgianus chromosome 7, fPseGeo1.2, whole genome shotgun sequence DNA segment encodes these proteins:
- the fitm2 gene encoding acyl-coenzyme A diphosphatase FITM2: MAAVDVIVDNLVTLWRIPSIRQNFHWIFLLISVVGSVLKELELVPQTYFSSTRNALNVYFVKVSWGWTLLLLTPFLLLSNSSFSRSVSFLCRRLLSLAVATAVWYAFTETFFYIEDATGSCYETDALDVVNKEFVSKASCRRAGFLWDGYDISGHSFILAYSALFIVEETAPMASLRTAKLSALPRVVLNLLYVALNLIVIVWVWMFACTSVYFHDPSHKLLGTICGLIAWYLTYRVWYLKPFSPGLPPQRHPKERKQHA; the protein is encoded by the exons ATGGCGGCGGTGGATGTCATTGTGGACAACTTGGTGACTCTCTGGAGGATCCCGTCCATCAGACAGAACTTCCACTGGATCTTTTTACTCATCTCGGTGGTGGGCTCGGTTCTGAAGGAGCTGGAGCTCGTCCCGCAGACATACTTCAGCAGCACCAGAAACGCCCTGAATGT GTATTTTGTCAAAGTGTCGTGGGGATGGACGCTGCTCCTGCTGActcccttcctcctcctctccaacTCCTCCTTCAGCCGGAGCGTCTCCTTCCTCTGCCGCCGGCTGCTGTCTCTCGCCGTGGCAACAGCCGTGTGGTACGCCTTCACCGAGACCTTCTTCTACATCGAGGACGCCACCGGTTCGTGTTACGAAACCGACGCGTTGGATGTCGTCAACAAGGAGTTCGtgtccaaagccagctgcaggCGGGCCGGCTTCCTCTGGGACGGCTACGACATATCGGGACACTCCTTCATCCTGGCCTACTCCGCTCTCTTCATCGTGGAGGAAACGGCGCCCATGGCCTCCCTGAGGACCGCCAAGCTCTCCGCTCTCCCCAGGGTGGTCCTCAACCTGCTGTACGTGGCTTTGAATCTGATCGTCATCGTCTGGGTGTGGATGTTCGCCTGCACGTCTGTTTACTTCCATGACCCGTCCCACAAGTTGCTGGGCACCATATGTGGCCTGATCGCATGGTATCTGACATATCGTGTTTGGTATCTGAAGCCTTTCTCCCCAGGCCTCCCCCCTCAGCGCCACCCTAAAGAACGGAAACAGCACGCCTAA
- the r3hdml gene encoding peptidase inhibitor R3HDML — translation MKSRAERWFSCSLPLFPLLPPLFLPLRRPRMAAACVQLLLAASLWLTPLSEAAAVAPLNVSRAAAGTPSDLWMLSAAGTPSDLWMLSAAGSRRRRDVSSREINALLDYHNRVRSQVSPPAANMEFMLWDEGLAKSADSWASQCVWDHGPTQAMRYMGQNLSITTGRYRSITDLVRSWYEERHHFSYPNRCSGAVCSHYTQMVWASTKKVGCAVRKCSNMKVFGNTWKEATLLVCNYSMKGNWVGEVPYTRGKPCSVCPSSYGGSCWRNQCSPKTTPRRHTRL, via the exons ATGAAG AGTCGTGCCGAGAGGTGGTTCAGCTGTAGCCTCCCCCTCTtccctctcctcccccctctcttcctccccctccGCAGGCCTCGGATGGCAGCAGCCTGTGTTCAGCTGCTGTTGGCTGCCTCCCTGTGGCTGACTCCTCTCTCAGAGGCCGCTGCCGTCGCCCCTCTCAACGTGAGCAGAGCTGCAGCTGGGACCCCGTCTGACCTCTGGATGCTCAGTGCAGCTGGGACCCCGTCTGACCTCTGGATGCTCAGTGCAGCTGGGAGCAGACGCAGAAGAGACGTTTCCTCCAGAGAGATCAACGCTCTGCTGGATTACCACAACCGAGTCCGCTCACAGGTGTCCCCCCCCGCAGCTAATATGGAGTTCATG CTCTGGGACGAGGGACTCGCTAAGTCCGCTGACTCCTGGGCCTCACAATGCGTTTGGGATCACGGTCCGACACAAGCCATGAGATACATGGGCCAAAACCTGTCCATCACTACAGGAAG GTACCGGTCCATCACTGATCTGGTCCGGTCCTGGTACGAGGAGAGGCATCACTTCTCCTACCCGAACAGATGCAGCGGAGCAGTTTGCTCTCACTACACCCAG ATGGTTTGGGCGAGCACCAAGAAAGTGGGATGTGCCGTCAGGAAGTGCTCCAACATGAAGGTGTTTGGAAACACGTGGAAGGAGGCGACGCTGCTGGTCTGCAACTACTCCATGAA GGGCAACTGGGTGGGGGAGGTCCCCTATACGAGGGGCAAGCCTtgctctgtctgtccgtccagcTACGGCGGCTCCTGCTGGAGGAACCAGTGCTCCCCAAAAACAACACCCAGAAGACATACAAGACTTTAA